The DNA region TGACCTTGCGCAGGCCCAGGAAGGCGAAGGCGGCGGCCAGCACCACCATCAGTGCGAACACGATGGTGAAGGAGGCCCAGCGGGGCAGCCAGATCGCCAGGATCTCGCCGAGCATGAAGAAGAAGAAGAACAGCGAGAAGGCGCCGATGACCCCGGCGGCGGCGAAGAACACCGCACCGGTCGCGCCCTGCTTGACGCTGCTGGTGACCTCCAGCTTGGCCAGCTCGATCTCCGAGCGGACCAGCGTGGACATGTGGGTGGTGACGTCCTTGACGAGCTCACCCATCGAGCCGTTGCGGTTGACGTCCGGCTCGAGCACGAGCGGGATCGATGCCTGCGGCGTCCCCGGGACGACGTACTGCTGGGGTTTGCCGTTGGTGATCGTCACGACCGGTCCTCCGTGGTGTTGCGGGGCTGAGCGGGGCGCCCGGCGCCGACGCAGGTTTCGTCGGCGCCGCTGGGGATGCGCGCACGTCGGCAGCGTTCCCGACCGCCGGACGGCCCAATCCTCCCATGCCCGACGAAGCGGTCCGGCGGCACCGTCCCGCCGCATCGGCCGGGTGCCCGGGTTCTACTGGCCGAGCAGCCAGCGGCCCGGCTCGGCCAGGGCCGCCGCCTCGGCCGGACCCCAGCTGCCCTGCTCGTACGGCTTGACCGGGGGGCGGTCGTCGAGCACCGGCTCGATAACCTCCCACGTGTGGGCCAGGCCGTCGGGGCGGGTGAACAGCGACCGGTCGCCTTCCAGGACGTCATGGATGAGGCGGACGTACGGCGGCAGCGGATCGCCGTCGGGGATGTCGGCCAGCACGATCGACGCGTCGGTGGGCACCAGTTCGGTCCCGGCGCCCGGCTTCTTGACGATGAGCTCGATGTCCACCGAGCCGTTGCCCTTGAGCGTGAAGTTCAGGACGTCGCCCATGGTCGGGGTGGCGTCGGCCAGCGGCCCGTCGCTGGGGTCCTTGAGGATGAGGCTGACCCGCTGGGTCGACTCGGCCATCCGCTTGCCGGTACGCAGCAGGAATGGCACGCCGCGCCAGCGATCGTTGTCGACCCAGAGCCGGGCGGCGACGAACGTGTCGGTGGTCGAGTCCTTCTCGATGCCCTCGACATCGGTGTAACCGTCGTACTGGCCGAGGACGACCTCGGCCGGGTCGAGCGGCCGGAAACAGCCGATGACCTCCTCGCGGGCGGCCTGCAGATCGGCCGCCGCCATGCTGGCCGGCGGGTCCATCGCGACCTCGGCGGCGACCTGGAACAGGTGGGTGACCACCATGTCCAGCAGGGCGCCGGTGGCGTCGTAGAACTTCGCGCGGTCGTCGATGTCCAGGGTCTCCGGGGCGTCGATCTGCACCGACGCGACGTGCTCGGCCGACCAGACCGAGTGGATGAGGCGGTTGGCGAACCGGACGACGTGCAGGTTCTGGGTCGCTTCCTTCCCCAGGAAGTGGTCGATCCGGTAGACCTGCTCCTCGTCCAGCACCTGGTGGACGGCCTTGTCGAGGTCCTTGAACCCCTGGGGCGAGGTGCCGAACGGCTTCTCGTAGACCACCCGGGTGCCCTTGGCCAGGTCGTGCGCGCCCAGGGCCTGGGTGGTCTCGATGAACGCCGACGGCGGCAGGGCCAGGTAGTGGATGAGCTGCACGTTTGCGGCGCCGTCGGACCCGCCCAGTTCTTCCCGGGCCTTGTTCACCACGTCGACCAGCTGGCCGGGATCGTCCGGCGTGAACCCGCCGCCGGCGAAGCGCAGCCGCGAGCTGAAGTCGTCCCACGGGCCCTCGTCCGGGTGCGGGCCGAACTCGGTGAGCACGTCCTTGACGTGGTCGCGGAAGTCGTCGTCGGTGCGGTCGCTGCGGCTGTCGCCGATGAGCAGATAGTTCTCCGGCAGAAGCTTCTGCTGGGCCAGCGTGAAGAACGCCGGCAGCACCATGCGCTTGGCCAGGTCGCCGGTGGCGCCGAAGAGGACGAAGACGACCGGGTCACCCGAAGAGGTCATGCGCGCACGGTAGCCGAGCGGGTCGGGGTGTAAACGGGAGCGGCGGGGTTCTTCGCCTGGGCGGATGACGACTCATTCGAGGGTGCGGCCGGCGGGGGGACCGGCGGGCGCGGAGCGGGCCGTCATCAGCACCGCGATCGCCACCGCCCACACCAGGGCGGACCATGGCGCGGCCGTCGGGATCTCGAGATGTGCCGCGCGGGCGGCCGCCCAGATCACCAGGCCGGCGGTCGGGACGGCGAGCACGACGCCCACCGCGGTCGGCAGCAGGACGGCGGCGGCCAGTTCGGATCGACGCCGGGGTCCGAGCCGGTCGGCGGCCAGCACCGTGCCGGCGACCAGGAACAGCCCGACCGCCGGGACGGCGACCCACAGCCCGGTCCGGGCGGTGGCCACCAGACCGGCCCCCGCGTCGTCGGAGTGGACCACCGCCAGCAGCACGAACACGGCCGTGAGCAGACCGGCGGCGGCCCCGAACGGGCGGCTCAGTACGCGCCGTTCCCGGGGGTCACCGACGACGCCCGGTCGGTCGACCAGCACGTCGACCGACCACGGCACCAGCACGGCCACCGCGCCGAGGACGGCGAGCAGCGCAAGCGTCATCGTGCCCAGGACCAGCCGTCCCGCGCCGCGGCTGTCGGCTCCGGCCGACCAGGCCAGGGCGAGGGTGATCGAGGCGGCCAGCAGGAAGGCGAGCTGCGCACCGAAGGGCCGCGGGGGCGCGTGCTCTTCCGCCGCCAGGTCGACCCGGTCGGGCAGGCGGGTCCCGACGCGGATCATCACGGCCCCGACCAGCATGACGACCAGCGCGGCCGCAGCCGACGGGACGGTGAGGTCGGACGGGAAGAAGGAGCTCGGCCCGAGCCGCAACTGACCGGCCCCGGCTCGGAGGGCCGCGAATCCGGCCGCGCCGAGGACCACCGTGACCAGGGCGAGGATCGCTCCGCGCACGGCGCCGACCCGTCGCCGCCGCGCAGTCGACACCCCGAGCAGCCGCAGGGCGACGGACTGCCGAACAGCCGTCACGCCGTCGAGCCGGGCCAGCAGGACCAGCAGGCCCACGGCCGTCAGCCCGGTGACCACGGACCCGGCGACCAGCAGCACGGTCGTCGGCCGGTCGGCCGGGTCGGCGCCTCTTCTTTCCCAGTTCGCCAGGCCGTGGCCCCACCCGGTGGCCGCGGTGCCCAGCAGCGGCCCGTCGGCCGTGGGTGCGGTGGGTGCGGCGGTGCCCCGGTAGAACCGCAGGTCGTCCGGCCCGAGCAGGCCGTCCGGGGCGATCTCCCCGATCACGGTGCCTTCCACCGCCGGCGGCCGGGCGGTGCCGTCGGCAAGGAGGTGGGCCAGCGCGGGGGAGACGACCAGCTCGCCGGGTCCGGGGAACCGGGTGACCCCCGGTGGGAGCGGTGTGCTCGATGGATCGGGGGCGAAGAGGTCCTCGCCGTGGACCGGGTGCCCGCCCATCGTCACCTCCCACCGCGCCGCGAAGAACTCGCCGCCGGCGACCGGGCGCCCCGTGGTCCACGACCACCCGTCCTGCACCGGGGCCGGGGTCACGGCCACCTCGCGGACCTGACGTGCCTGCACGGCCCCGGGGAACGCCGTGAGGAACAGCAGCACGGCCACGCAGCCGGCGATCCCGACCACGACCAGGGCGCACCGGAGCGTCCCGGCCCGGCCGCGGGGCACCGCCAGGCGCACGGCGAGGCGCACATCCTGCGGCATCCGGTCGAGCATCCGGCTGGAGCCGGGCGGCAGGTCGGTGACGTCGCTCATCGCCGGTGGCCGGTCAGCCGGTGCGCAGGTCGGTGACGTCCACGGTGCGGACGGCGAGCGCGGCGGCCAGCCAGGCGGCGAGCACGGTCACTGTCGTGGCGCCGAGAGCCAACGCGGCCGTGACCCCGATGCTCGGCAGATCGGTCGCCGGTCGACCCAGCCTGGTCAGGACCGCAGCCAACCCGTAGGCGACCGCGGTGGCGATCGGCACGACCGCTGCCGCACTGACCGCGGCCTCCACGACGAAGGACCGACGCAGCACTGTTCGTGGAACACCGGCGGCGAGGGCCAGGGCGACCGCGCGACGATTGCGGCTGACCTGGGCGAACGTCAACACCAGGAGACCGCCGAGGGCGGCCAGAACCGTCAGTCCGGCGGTGCCAGCCAGGCCGGTGCGGCCGACGACCAGCAGGTTGCCCCGCTCGCCGGTGGCTTCGGCGGTGCTGTCCACCTGGACGCGCCAACCCTGCGCCCCCAGTTCTGCGCGGAGCTGATCGGCCGTCGCGGGGGTGGCCGGTCCGAAGACGCGCAGGTCGATCGCCGCGGCCGCCGCGGGCAACGCCGCGAGGTCGCCGAGCGCCCCCGGCGTGACGAGGTAGTTGTAGAGACTGTTGCCCCGCAGCAGGCGGTCCGGTTCGACGGTGGCGGTCACCGGGGGCAGCGTCCACGACGCGCGGCCTTCGTCATCCGCGAAGCGGATGACCGTCCCGGCGGGCGGGTCGGCTGACGAGGCGCCGTCCTGGAGCTGCGTGTCCACCCGGTACACGTCGCCGTCACGGCAGTCCGGCCGTTCGGGGATGGCCCGGCAGGGCGCCACCATGATCTCGACGGTCTCCGACCGGTCGATGGAGCCGTCGGCCGAGGTGACGCTGCCGTTGCCGAACTCGCCCGGGAGGTAGAACCCGCCGGTGATCTGCTCCGATCCCGGCGCGGCGGCCAGCACGTCGACCACCCGGGCGCTGTCGCCCACCGTCAGGCCCGGCTGCGTGGGCTTGAGGTAGACCCGGTAGGCCGGAGCGGTGGACACCGACGTGGCGGTGCGGTCGGCAGCGACCAGGGCCAGTACCGCCTGCAGGGCGATGGCTCCGGCCAGGACCACGCCGATGCCCGCCACCGTGCCCGCCCGCGCCCGGGGGTCGGCAGTGATGCGGGCGGCGGCCAGGGTGCTCACCGGCCCCCTGCCCCGGACCACGCGACCCATGGCGGCCACGGCCGGACCAGCCAGCAGGGCCACCGACACCAGGGTCAGGGCCAGGCCCGCGCAGAGCGTCAGCAGCATCCGGTAGTTGGCGTACAGCCCGCCGTTCGTCAGACCCTGACCCAGGAGCAGCAGTCCGGCGACCAGGACCAGCAGTCCCGGCCACCAGCGCGGGGCCCGGTCGCCGGTTCGCCGGACGCGCGCCAGCTGGCGGGCCGTGGAGCCGCCGGAGCCGACTGCGCCGGCGACGGATGTGAGCAGACCGACGGCCAGGGCCGCACCGATGAGCATGGCCGGGGGAAGAGTCAGCGTGCGGGAGGACAGCGGTACCCCGTCCAGGGGAATCCCACGAACGGCCAGGCTGACCAGCGGAAAGGTGACTGCAGCCAGCGCGGCACCGGTCAGTCCGAGCAGGGTCGCCTCGCCCGCCGCGACCGCCCGGGTCGTGCTGGCGGGGACGCCGAGCAACCGCAGCGCGGCCAGTCGGCGCTCCCGTGCGGTTCCTCCGAGCCGGCCCAGCAGACCGATCAGCACCAGCAGCGGGGTGATGACCACGACCATTCCGGCCAGCAGCAGGATGCGCAGGGTCGCGCCCCGGTAGAGCTCCGGGGGGACCGAGTAGTCGCCCCAGCCCGTCGCCAGTTCGAAGGCCGAGCCGCCATCGGGTCCGAAGCCATTGGTGGTCGTACCGACGTAGGCCCGCAGTTCGTCGTCGTCCAGCAGGCCGTCGGTGCCGATGGATCCGACGATCGTCTGCGGGAAACGGGCGCGCAGATCGGCGCCGGCGGGTGTGGCCATCAGTGCGGCGAGCGCGGGCGACACCACGGCCTGGCCGGGCTCGGGTGCGCCGATCGTTCCGGGCGGCGGGGGGAGGGCGGCCGAGGAGCCGGCCGGTGGGGCGATGCGGACGACCGTCACCGGCTGCCCACGATAAGGCTGCGACTGGACGTCGACGAAGAAGCGCCCGGGGGTCTGCAGCAGCTCCGGGAGGGACGGGGAGGGCTGCGACGTGCTCGGGGGATCCGAGCGGGAGATCGCATACGCCGGGGTCAGCGCGGCTGATCGCGCGTCCCGCTGCCCGAGGGCGGAGAAGGCGGCGGCGGACAGTAGGACGACCGACACGGCCAGTGCGATGGCGACGACAGTGAGCAGCGCCCGCACCCGGTCGGCCAGGTCGCCTCCGGCGACGAACCGGGCGGCCAGACGCAGCGGCAACCAGGCGGAGGCCCGGCCGGTGGCGGGACGCGGGTGGCCGCCGGTGTCCGCACGGCGGTCCTGCGTCTGCTCGCTCACGCCGCCGACCGGGTCTCGGAGGTGCGGCCGTCCCGTACGACGATCTCGCGGTCGGAGTAGGCGGCGATGCGGGTGTCGTGGGTGATGAGGACGAGGGCGGCGTCGGTCTCCCGGACCGCTTCGACGAGCAGTCGCATCACCTGTTCGCCCTGCAGGCTGTCCAGGGCGCCGGTCGGTTCGTCGGCGAAGATCACCGCCGGGCGGTGGGCCAGGGCCCGGGCGACGGCGATCCGTTGGGCCTGCCCGCCGGACACCTGGCCAGGCCGCTGACCGGCGACGTCCGGCACGCCGAGCCGGTCCAGCCACGTCCGGGCGGTCTCGTCCGCGCTGCGACGGCCCTGTCCGAGCAGCCGCAACGGCAGGCTGACGTTCTCGAGGCAGGTCAGCTCGTCGATGAGCTGCCCGAACTGGAAGACGAAACCGAATTCCCGCAGCCGCAGGTCGGAGCGGCGGCGGTCGTCCAGGCCGGCCAGGTCGACGCCCCGGTAGTGCA from Nakamurella flava includes:
- a CDS encoding phage holin family protein → MTITNGKPQQYVVPGTPQASIPLVLEPDVNRNGSMGELVKDVTTHMSTLVRSEIELAKLEVTSSVKQGATGAVFFAAAGVIGAFSLFFFFFMLGEILAIWLPRWASFTIVFALMVVLAAAFAFLGLRKVKKVRKPEKTIASLEQTAQTLKSAATHSGPAAV
- a CDS encoding glucose-6-phosphate dehydrogenase; translated protein: MTSSGDPVVFVLFGATGDLAKRMVLPAFFTLAQQKLLPENYLLIGDSRSDRTDDDFRDHVKDVLTEFGPHPDEGPWDDFSSRLRFAGGGFTPDDPGQLVDVVNKAREELGGSDGAANVQLIHYLALPPSAFIETTQALGAHDLAKGTRVVYEKPFGTSPQGFKDLDKAVHQVLDEEQVYRIDHFLGKEATQNLHVVRFANRLIHSVWSAEHVASVQIDAPETLDIDDRAKFYDATGALLDMVVTHLFQVAAEVAMDPPASMAAADLQAAREEVIGCFRPLDPAEVVLGQYDGYTDVEGIEKDSTTDTFVAARLWVDNDRWRGVPFLLRTGKRMAESTQRVSLILKDPSDGPLADATPTMGDVLNFTLKGNGSVDIELIVKKPGAGTELVPTDASIVLADIPDGDPLPPYVRLIHDVLEGDRSLFTRPDGLAHTWEVIEPVLDDRPPVKPYEQGSWGPAEAAALAEPGRWLLGQ
- a CDS encoding ABC transporter ATP-binding protein, which encodes MSALLTARDVTYFFGNTPALRGADLTVDAGEVLAVLGPSGSGKSTLLHCAAGILPPKTGSVHYRGVDLAGLDDRRRSDLRLREFGFVFQFGQLIDELTCLENVSLPLRLLGQGRRSADETARTWLDRLGVPDVAGQRPGQVSGGQAQRIAVARALAHRPAVIFADEPTGALDSLQGEQVMRLLVEAVRETDAALVLITHDTRIAAYSDREIVVRDGRTSETRSAA